Proteins found in one Pseudomonadota bacterium genomic segment:
- a CDS encoding RimK family protein, translating into MSQTLVVVDNLEDWAPFYPSEQVLSFKAYLDGGRFDTPQRVRIINLCKGYRYLGDGYYCSLLAEARGHHVIPSLQVINDLGRRELYQLQLGELGAALDRSLADHDRTAPLRFRSHFGTTPEPAYRDLARKLFDLFPCPVLEAELEYRRQWEVISLKAVSPRDLDDDAQTAFAEALDHYSRQVWRGTRKRKRYRYDMAILVNPEEKMPPSDGPALKQFIRAGRELGIDVELIQHRDYTRLTEYDALFIRETTAIDHASYRFARKAAAEGLVVIDDPESILRCTNKVYLADLFRTRKVPAPRSRILHKGSEGLVEKLETEFGYPIVLKIPDGSFSRGVVKVENAEELKASLKDLFKKSALLLAQEFFYTDFDWRIGILNNKPLYACRYYMVKKHWQIYRHGADRTASGGFDTLPTFEVPRDVLRSALAATQPIGDSLYGVDVKEKDGKGYVIEVNDNPNVDRGVEDKYLGDELYRLIMGEFLRRIEERGV; encoded by the coding sequence ATGTCACAGACTCTCGTCGTCGTCGATAATCTGGAGGACTGGGCGCCGTTCTACCCCAGCGAGCAGGTCCTGAGTTTCAAGGCCTACCTGGATGGCGGGCGCTTCGATACCCCGCAGCGGGTGCGCATCATCAACCTGTGCAAGGGATACCGCTACCTCGGCGACGGCTACTACTGCTCGCTGCTGGCCGAGGCACGTGGCCATCACGTTATCCCGTCGCTGCAGGTCATCAACGATCTCGGCAGGCGCGAGCTGTACCAGCTCCAGCTCGGCGAGCTGGGCGCGGCGCTGGATCGCAGCCTCGCCGACCACGACCGTACCGCGCCGTTGCGCTTCAGAAGTCATTTCGGCACCACGCCCGAGCCGGCCTATCGCGACCTGGCGCGCAAGCTGTTCGACCTGTTTCCCTGCCCGGTGCTGGAGGCCGAACTCGAGTACCGGCGTCAGTGGGAGGTGATCTCACTCAAGGCCGTGTCGCCGCGCGATCTGGACGACGACGCCCAGACCGCGTTCGCGGAGGCGCTCGACCATTACAGCCGCCAGGTCTGGCGCGGGACGCGCAAGCGCAAGCGCTATCGCTACGACATGGCGATCCTGGTGAACCCGGAGGAGAAAATGCCTCCCAGCGACGGTCCGGCGCTGAAGCAGTTCATCCGCGCCGGGCGTGAACTGGGTATAGACGTCGAGCTGATCCAGCACCGCGACTACACGCGGCTGACGGAATACGATGCGCTGTTCATCCGCGAGACCACCGCGATCGATCACGCGAGCTACCGCTTCGCGCGCAAGGCCGCCGCCGAGGGGCTGGTGGTGATCGACGATCCCGAGTCCATCCTGCGTTGTACCAACAAGGTCTATCTCGCCGACCTGTTCCGCACCCGCAAGGTGCCGGCGCCGCGCAGCCGTATCCTGCACAAGGGCAGCGAGGGCCTGGTCGAGAAACTGGAGACCGAGTTCGGCTATCCGATCGTGCTGAAGATACCCGACGGGTCGTTCTCGCGCGGGGTGGTCAAGGTCGAGAATGCCGAGGAGCTCAAGGCCAGCCTGAAGGATCTGTTCAAGAAGTCGGCCCTGCTGCTGGCGCAGGAGTTCTTCTATACCGACTTCGACTGGCGCATCGGTATCCTGAACAACAAGCCGCTGTACGCCTGCCGCTACTACATGGTGAAGAAGCACTGGCAAATCTATCGCCACGGGGCCGACCGCACCGCCAGCGGCGGTTTCGATACCCTGCCGACCTTCGAGGTGCCGCGCGACGTGCTGCGCTCGGCGCTTGCTGCGACGCAGCCTATCGGAGACAGCCTGTACGGTGTCGACGTCAAGGAGAAGGACGGCAAGGGCTACGTCATAGAAGTCAACGACAATCCCAATGTCGATCGCGGGGTCGAGGACAAGTACCTGGGTGACGAGCTCTATCGCCTGATCATGGGCGAATTCCTGCGCCGGATCGAGGAGCGCGGTGTCTGA
- a CDS encoding lipase maturation factor family protein, translating to MSRIDRPLLVYDGDCDFCSGQVRYWQRLTGAAVDYAPYQQVAADHPQIPREAFVRSIQLLLPDGTRHSGAAAVFRVLAAGGRPGWLRTCRLVPGCAGLAEILYRFTARHRTAAGRLSRLLWGRERYPEEYGAVSWLFLRLLGLVYLAAFVSFGVQALGLIGSQGILPLADYLQDTSAQQGTQAWWLFPSVFWLDDSDMAIRLACGAGVAGALLLTLNILTRAMLPLLFLLYLSLVYAGQVFMNFQWDFLLLETGFLAIFLPWGSSIVIWLLHWVLFRLRFLSGAYKLLSGDESWSGFTALRHYFETQPLPQAGAWYAHQLPDAVLRAGVGFTFFAELVVPFLVFLPRRPRLFAAWVTILMQVLIMLTSNHNFFNLLTILLCLLLFDDRALRGLRLPRLQLRPGRLATLSAGILATLIVTSTLSMMWSTFTRGPLPAFNEPVTRLLVQWHVVNNYHVFPNLTTKRPELVIEGSDDGRTWLAYGFRYKPGDLAARPRCNIPHQPRLDWMMWFAAIGRPNTRTTYWLPDFVTRLLEGSPAVLGLLARNPFPDHPPRLVRARLEDYRFTTPAERAATGNWWSSKPLGIYLPPLSLDMLRPAPGYGDPH from the coding sequence ATGTCCCGCATTGACCGGCCACTGCTGGTTTACGATGGCGACTGCGATTTCTGCAGTGGCCAGGTCCGCTACTGGCAACGCCTCACCGGCGCTGCGGTCGATTACGCACCCTACCAGCAGGTCGCGGCGGACCACCCGCAGATTCCGCGCGAGGCATTCGTCCGCAGTATCCAACTGCTGCTGCCGGACGGCACCCGCCACAGCGGCGCCGCGGCCGTCTTCCGGGTGCTGGCTGCGGGCGGGCGGCCGGGCTGGTTGCGCACCTGCCGCCTGGTGCCGGGCTGCGCGGGCCTGGCGGAGATCCTGTACCGTTTCACCGCCCGCCATCGCACGGCTGCCGGGCGCCTGTCACGCCTGCTGTGGGGCCGCGAACGCTATCCGGAGGAGTACGGCGCGGTCAGCTGGCTGTTCCTGCGCCTGCTCGGACTGGTGTATCTGGCGGCCTTCGTCTCGTTCGGGGTTCAGGCACTGGGACTGATCGGCAGCCAGGGCATCCTGCCGCTGGCGGACTACCTGCAGGACACGTCCGCGCAGCAGGGTACCCAGGCCTGGTGGCTGTTCCCCAGCGTGTTCTGGCTCGACGACAGCGATATGGCGATCCGGCTCGCGTGCGGTGCCGGCGTGGCCGGCGCGCTGCTGCTGACCCTCAATATCCTCACCCGCGCGATGCTGCCGCTGCTGTTCCTGCTGTACCTGTCCCTGGTCTACGCCGGCCAGGTGTTCATGAATTTCCAGTGGGATTTCCTGTTACTGGAGACGGGGTTCCTAGCCATCTTCCTGCCCTGGGGATCGTCCATCGTCATCTGGCTGCTGCACTGGGTACTGTTCCGCCTGCGTTTCCTGTCCGGCGCCTACAAGCTGCTGAGCGGCGACGAGTCGTGGTCCGGTTTCACCGCGCTCCGGCATTATTTCGAGACCCAGCCGCTGCCACAGGCAGGTGCCTGGTATGCACACCAGCTGCCGGACGCGGTGCTGCGCGCGGGGGTCGGCTTCACCTTCTTCGCCGAGCTGGTGGTGCCGTTCCTGGTTTTCCTGCCGCGCCGGCCGCGCCTGTTCGCCGCCTGGGTGACCATCCTGATGCAGGTGCTGATCATGCTGACCAGCAACCACAATTTCTTCAACCTGCTCACCATCCTGCTGTGCCTGCTGCTGTTCGACGACCGCGCGCTGCGCGGCCTGCGCCTGCCGCGACTGCAGCTGCGCCCCGGCCGTCTCGCGACGCTGTCCGCAGGCATCCTGGCCACGCTGATCGTGACGTCCACGCTCAGCATGATGTGGTCCACCTTCACGCGGGGTCCACTGCCGGCTTTCAACGAACCGGTGACGCGGCTGCTGGTGCAATGGCACGTGGTCAACAATTACCACGTTTTCCCCAACCTGACGACGAAGCGGCCGGAACTCGTGATCGAGGGTTCGGATGACGGCCGCACCTGGCTGGCCTACGGATTCCGCTACAAACCGGGCGATCTGGCCGCGCGACCGCGCTGCAACATACCGCACCAGCCGCGGCTGGACTGGATGATGTGGTTCGCCGCGATCGGCCGGCCGAACACGCGCACGACCTACTGGCTTCCGGATTTCGTGACACGCCTGCTGGAGGGCTCGCCGGCCGTGCTGGGGCTGCTTGCGCGCAACCCGTTCCCGGACCATCCCCCGCGACTGGTCCGCGCCCGCCTCGAGGACTACCGTTTCACCACACCCGCCGAGCGCGCCGCGACGGGCAACTGGTGGTCCAGCAAGCCGCTCGGCATCTACCTGCCGCCGCTATCGCTGGACATGCTCCGGCCCGCACCGGGATACGGGGATCCGCACTGA
- a CDS encoding protein-L-isoaspartate(D-aspartate) O-methyltransferase: MMTRMLLLLLLYAGAATAAVPERAAARAAMVEQIETMVAETAEYLGKERLSGPVLEAMRTVPRHAFIPADEQAHAYDNRPVSIGYGQTISQPYMVALMTDLLGVGPDAAVLEVGTGSGYQAAVLSGLVAHVYSIEIVPQLGERAQATLAQLGYDNVEVRVGDGYYGWEAHAPFDAIIVTAAASHVPPPLIRQLKPGGRMLIPVGSRFLVQELLLVEKSAADAVSTRQLLPVAFVPLTGGH, from the coding sequence ATGATGACACGAATGCTGCTGCTGTTGCTGCTGTATGCCGGCGCCGCCACGGCGGCCGTGCCGGAACGGGCGGCGGCGCGTGCCGCCATGGTGGAGCAGATCGAAACCATGGTGGCGGAGACGGCGGAGTATCTCGGCAAGGAACGACTGTCCGGGCCGGTGCTGGAGGCCATGCGCACGGTGCCGCGACACGCCTTCATTCCGGCGGACGAGCAGGCGCATGCCTACGACAACCGGCCGGTGTCGATCGGTTACGGCCAGACCATCTCCCAGCCCTACATGGTCGCGCTCATGACCGATCTGCTCGGGGTCGGTCCGGATGCGGCGGTGCTGGAGGTCGGCACCGGCTCGGGCTACCAGGCGGCCGTGCTGTCCGGGCTGGTGGCGCATGTCTACAGCATCGAGATCGTGCCGCAGCTGGGTGAGCGGGCGCAAGCGACGCTGGCGCAACTGGGATACGACAATGTCGAGGTTCGCGTCGGCGACGGGTATTACGGCTGGGAGGCACATGCGCCATTCGATGCCATCATCGTCACGGCCGCGGCAAGTCACGTACCGCCACCGCTGATCCGACAGCTCAAACCCGGCGGACGCATGCTCATTCCGGTCGGCTCGCGCTTCCTGGTGCAGGAGCTGCTGCTGGTGGAAAAGAGCGCCGCCGACGCGGTGTCGACCCGGCAGCTGCTGCCCGTGGCTTTCGTGCCGCTGACCGGGGGACACTGA